From Sporosarcina sp. Te-1, the proteins below share one genomic window:
- a CDS encoding VOC family protein encodes MIKGFGGVFWRTKNLEAVKKWYSDVLQLNIDEWNGTVIKPHPDNETVLSFFQEDDNYFPKEQQVMLNFQVYNLNDTIKHLERLGVPLEKDKESSEFGGFVWIKDPEGRLVELWEKSNG; translated from the coding sequence ATCATCAAAGGGTTCGGCGGCGTATTTTGGAGAACGAAAAATCTGGAGGCCGTAAAAAAATGGTACAGCGATGTGCTGCAGTTGAATATCGATGAGTGGAATGGGACGGTGATCAAACCCCATCCAGACAATGAAACGGTTTTATCTTTCTTTCAAGAAGACGACAATTACTTTCCAAAAGAGCAGCAAGTGATGCTTAATTTCCAAGTGTATAACCTGAACGATACGATCAAACATCTTGAAAGACTGGGGGTGCCTCTCGAAAAAGACAAAGAGAGCAGCGAATTTGGTGGGTTCGTGTGGATTAAAGATCCAGAAGGAAGACTTGTCGAGTTGTGGGAGAAGAGCAACGGTTAG
- a CDS encoding outer membrane lipoprotein carrier protein LolA, whose translation MNWIKTTGSITAMLFFAIGLGACSSNESQFSPQEVINEALKEANEPLEYYGEYVMKSDDENDIIAKEWASKEGKRRIEMKSGDGVELTTAVNDGKKVSVYDNTSNTAMITEINDEMRTLNQQSPRQQAEILLGMVKDTHDLSAGKEEKIIGRDTFHIIAKAKDDKTLIGDQEIWIDKETWMVLKSLSKGNGMTAMQEYTKIDYKPEITDDLFILDIPEDATIETMDEESMMPKETNQDEVKKELGAYYQIPENEELKLAKITVLEGVEGRQEFSFDYTKQGLPAFSVSVFKVMPNVTEFGGLPAEEDITIRGLEGTKIDAKGFRILDWIEGGLQYSVLLENPEIGFEEVEAYLEGMELVE comes from the coding sequence ATGAATTGGATAAAAACAACCGGATCGATTACTGCTATGCTGTTTTTTGCTATCGGGCTAGGGGCATGCAGTTCAAACGAAAGCCAATTTTCACCGCAAGAGGTGATCAATGAGGCGTTGAAGGAGGCGAACGAACCTCTTGAATACTATGGGGAATATGTTATGAAATCGGACGACGAAAACGATATCATAGCGAAAGAATGGGCATCAAAAGAAGGGAAACGACGAATTGAAATGAAATCGGGCGACGGTGTGGAACTCACAACAGCCGTCAATGACGGGAAGAAAGTATCCGTCTACGACAATACGAGCAACACGGCCATGATTACAGAAATCAACGATGAAATGCGTACGCTCAATCAACAATCACCACGCCAGCAGGCCGAAATACTTTTGGGAATGGTCAAGGACACGCACGACCTCTCGGCAGGGAAAGAAGAGAAAATCATAGGGCGTGATACATTCCATATCATCGCTAAAGCAAAAGACGACAAGACCTTGATTGGAGACCAGGAAATTTGGATTGATAAAGAGACATGGATGGTGTTGAAATCTCTCTCCAAAGGCAATGGAATGACAGCCATGCAGGAATATACAAAAATTGATTACAAGCCAGAAATAACGGATGATCTGTTCATACTGGATATTCCAGAAGATGCCACAATCGAAACAATGGATGAGGAAAGCATGATGCCGAAGGAAACGAACCAGGATGAAGTGAAAAAGGAACTCGGTGCATATTATCAAATCCCTGAGAACGAGGAATTGAAGCTCGCCAAAATTACCGTCCTCGAAGGTGTAGAAGGACGCCAAGAGTTCTCGTTCGACTATACGAAACAGGGCCTCCCGGCATTTTCCGTCTCTGTCTTTAAAGTCATGCCGAACGTAACGGAATTTGGCGGACTGCCTGCTGAAGAAGATATCACCATTCGCGGGCTGGAAGGCACAAAAATCGATGCCAAAGGTTTTCGTATTTTGGATTGGATAGAGGGCGGCTTGCAGTATAGCGTCCTGCTGGAGAATCCGGAAATTGGGTTTGAAGAAGTGGAAGCGTATTTGGAAGGGATGGAATTAGTGGAATAA